A portion of the Luteolibacter rhizosphaerae genome contains these proteins:
- a CDS encoding DUF1552 domain-containing protein: MNLSTRRRFLRQLGLSAAALPFLPSLPSLAQGNGAAKMQRIIFLFTPNGTIPPEFWPDQTGPEFQLKRILAPLEPFKNRLMTLKGVHNKIRGDGDGHMRGISCLLTADELLPGNIQGGSDKPAGWARNISIDQEIRNFLQARPETATRFGSLELGVAVPNRADPWTRESYAGANQPLAPLSDPYAVFDKLYGQAKDRENLGSVLDEVRDDLKKIGSNIDAEEKDLLDKHATFVREMEQDLQSANTQNLMFPPPALEQGVALDNDGIPKISTMQADLLVNAFANGMARVATLQYTNSVGQARMRWLDIHEDHHHLSHEPDNNVDAQEKLVKINIWLCEQLAYLTKKLDSIPEPGGQGTMLDNTTIVWTNELGKGNSHTLDNIPFVLVGGGLGFKTGQAMDFGDTTHNRLWLSIAHAFGHHIPTFGHKDFSQGGPLGLS; the protein is encoded by the coding sequence ATGAACCTCTCGACCCGCCGCCGCTTCCTCCGCCAGCTTGGTCTTTCCGCCGCCGCGCTGCCCTTCCTCCCTTCCCTGCCCTCGCTCGCACAGGGCAATGGTGCGGCCAAGATGCAGCGGATCATCTTCCTCTTCACACCGAACGGGACGATCCCGCCGGAATTCTGGCCGGACCAAACGGGACCGGAGTTCCAGCTCAAGCGCATCCTTGCGCCGCTGGAGCCCTTCAAGAACCGGCTGATGACCCTGAAGGGCGTGCACAACAAGATCCGCGGCGATGGCGACGGCCACATGCGCGGGATCAGTTGCTTGCTGACCGCGGACGAGCTCCTGCCCGGGAACATCCAAGGCGGTAGCGACAAGCCGGCCGGCTGGGCGCGGAACATTTCGATCGACCAGGAGATCCGGAACTTCCTGCAAGCGCGGCCGGAGACGGCCACGCGCTTCGGCTCGCTGGAGCTCGGTGTGGCGGTGCCGAACCGCGCCGATCCGTGGACCCGCGAATCCTACGCCGGCGCGAACCAGCCGCTGGCCCCGCTCAGCGATCCCTACGCCGTCTTCGACAAACTCTACGGCCAAGCCAAGGACCGCGAGAATCTCGGCAGCGTGCTGGATGAGGTGCGCGATGACCTGAAGAAGATCGGCTCGAACATCGATGCGGAGGAGAAGGACCTGTTAGACAAGCATGCCACCTTCGTGCGCGAGATGGAGCAGGACCTCCAGAGCGCGAACACGCAGAACCTGATGTTCCCGCCGCCTGCCCTCGAACAAGGCGTGGCCCTGGACAACGACGGCATCCCGAAGATCAGCACGATGCAGGCGGACCTGCTGGTGAATGCCTTCGCCAACGGCATGGCCCGCGTCGCCACCCTTCAATACACGAACAGCGTGGGTCAGGCGCGCATGCGCTGGCTGGACATCCACGAGGACCACCACCACCTCTCCCACGAGCCCGACAACAACGTGGACGCGCAGGAGAAGCTGGTGAAGATCAACATCTGGCTCTGCGAACAACTCGCCTACCTGACCAAAAAGCTCGACTCCATCCCCGAGCCGGGAGGCCAAGGCACGATGCTGGACAACACGACCATCGTCTGGACCAACGAGCTGGGCAAAGGCAACAGCCACACGCTGGACAATATCCCCTTCGTGCTGGTCGGCGGCGGCTTGGGCTTCAAGACCGGACAGGCGATGGACTTCGGTGATACCACCCACAACCGACTCTGGCTCTCGATCGCCCACGCCTTCGGCCACCACATCCCGACCTTCGGCCACAAAGACTTCAGCCAAGGCGGACCGCTGGGATTGAGCTGA
- a CDS encoding alpha-ketoglutarate-dependent dioxygenase AlkB family protein has translation MARVDFFQTPDLNLLPRDGTVIYHGPILGEVLARDHLEGLQTEVPWQRDELVMFGKRVVTSREVAWFGDPGLAYTYSGSTKQPMPWSERLLQLKALVEQRSGTVFNSCLVNFYHKGEEGMGWHSDDEKSIERDSAIASLSLGAERRFDFRHKETREKVEVMLENGSLLVMQGETQRHWQHQLPPTKKVSAARINLTFRRMAR, from the coding sequence ATGGCGCGAGTGGACTTCTTCCAGACCCCAGACCTCAACCTGCTTCCCCGGGATGGGACCGTGATCTATCACGGTCCGATTCTCGGAGAAGTCCTGGCGCGGGATCACCTTGAAGGCTTGCAGACCGAGGTGCCTTGGCAACGCGACGAGCTGGTGATGTTCGGCAAGCGGGTCGTCACCTCCCGCGAGGTCGCGTGGTTCGGAGACCCGGGACTTGCCTACACTTACTCGGGCTCCACCAAGCAGCCAATGCCTTGGAGCGAAAGACTGCTCCAACTGAAGGCTCTGGTAGAGCAGAGATCAGGAACGGTCTTCAATAGCTGCCTGGTCAACTTCTACCACAAGGGTGAAGAAGGCATGGGATGGCATAGCGATGACGAAAAGAGCATCGAGAGGGACTCCGCCATCGCCTCGCTGAGCCTCGGGGCGGAGCGGCGCTTCGACTTCCGGCACAAGGAGACCCGGGAGAAGGTGGAGGTGATGCTGGAGAACGGAAGCCTGCTGGTGATGCAGGGAGAGACGCAGCGGCATTGGCAGCATCAGCTACCACCGACGAAGAAGGTGAGCGCGGCGCGGATCAACCTCACATTCCGCAGGATGGCGAGGTAG
- a CDS encoding DUF5077 domain-containing protein codes for MKTVLLAAALVLPLHALPSDEDLLKLAKEKTGMECLTPVPVDMAAKVALLCGEPGLRSPKEGPHEGARLLIHASADAVLRVFDPWGKFPEGSVILKEKLARGSDSTQLFTGMLKREKGYFPEGGDWEYFTVDAKATQITGRGRLMQCASCHEDYPESDFVTKAYAAPVQLSGGRIILHSSRAQVRGEKLKYERAEAKNTLGFWVNPQDWASWHFQVVKPGTYSIHIWQGCGKDSGGSEVEIKCAGQSAKFTVEDTGHFQNFKERVVGKLSFDKPGPQALEVRALYKPGAAVMDLRQVILVPEQ; via the coding sequence ATGAAGACCGTCCTCCTTGCTGCCGCGCTTGTCCTGCCGCTCCACGCACTCCCTTCGGACGAGGATCTACTGAAGCTCGCAAAGGAGAAGACCGGGATGGAGTGCCTCACCCCGGTGCCGGTGGACATGGCGGCGAAGGTCGCGCTGCTCTGCGGCGAGCCTGGTTTGAGATCTCCGAAGGAAGGTCCGCACGAGGGCGCACGCCTCCTCATTCATGCGAGCGCGGACGCCGTGCTGCGGGTCTTTGATCCCTGGGGCAAGTTCCCGGAAGGCAGCGTAATCCTGAAGGAGAAGCTGGCGCGGGGCAGCGACTCCACCCAACTCTTCACCGGCATGCTCAAGCGCGAGAAGGGATACTTCCCCGAAGGCGGGGACTGGGAGTATTTCACCGTGGATGCGAAGGCCACGCAGATCACCGGGCGCGGACGGCTGATGCAGTGCGCGAGCTGCCACGAGGACTATCCGGAGAGCGACTTCGTCACCAAGGCATATGCCGCCCCGGTCCAACTCAGCGGTGGACGCATCATCCTGCACTCCAGTCGCGCGCAAGTGCGGGGGGAGAAACTCAAGTATGAGCGCGCGGAGGCGAAGAACACGCTCGGCTTCTGGGTGAATCCGCAGGATTGGGCCTCATGGCATTTCCAAGTCGTGAAGCCGGGCACCTACTCGATCCATATCTGGCAGGGCTGTGGCAAGGACAGCGGTGGCAGCGAGGTGGAGATCAAGTGCGCAGGTCAGAGCGCGAAGTTTACCGTGGAAGACACCGGCCACTTCCAGAACTTCAAGGAGCGTGTCGTGGGCAAGTTGAGCTTCGACAAGCCGGGTCCCCAAGCTCTCGAAGTTCGCGCACTCTACAAGCCCGGAGCCGCCGTGATGGATCTCCGGCAGGTAATCTTGGTGCCGGAGCAGTAG
- a CDS encoding PDZ domain-containing protein, with the protein MKTIASLSSILLCAAMNLPAQEFRDAPVPKPEGPKPELPHEMREVLEGERLPSVREEMERRSDPETPSDRMQREVMDRLRMELVPHSPDKAGLPEFRPSPWLIGISILPLEGFVRAHLGLEKGVGARVSLVAENTPAAEAGIVVDDIVISADGQKISGLEELKTAVEKSGKEGRPVSLEILHQGQRKTLSIVPRGPKPEPEVKPQAQEPERRQNNLARRLNRQEKLVKELRQEIAELRKKVERLERDDEQE; encoded by the coding sequence ATGAAGACGATCGCATCACTTTCCAGCATCCTGCTCTGTGCAGCGATGAATCTGCCTGCCCAGGAATTCAGGGACGCGCCGGTCCCCAAGCCGGAAGGTCCCAAGCCCGAGCTTCCGCATGAGATGAGGGAGGTGCTGGAAGGCGAACGCCTGCCCTCCGTGCGCGAGGAGATGGAACGGAGAAGTGATCCGGAAACTCCAAGCGACCGGATGCAGCGGGAAGTGATGGATCGCCTCCGGATGGAGCTCGTCCCGCATTCGCCGGACAAAGCGGGACTGCCGGAGTTCCGCCCCTCCCCGTGGTTGATCGGCATCTCGATTCTCCCTCTGGAGGGTTTTGTCCGGGCTCACCTCGGGCTCGAAAAAGGTGTCGGTGCCCGCGTCAGCTTGGTGGCAGAGAATACGCCGGCAGCGGAGGCAGGGATCGTGGTTGATGACATCGTGATCAGCGCCGACGGCCAAAAGATCAGCGGGCTGGAAGAGTTGAAGACGGCGGTCGAGAAGAGCGGCAAGGAAGGACGACCGGTGTCGCTGGAGATCCTTCACCAAGGTCAGCGCAAGACGCTCTCGATCGTGCCGCGCGGGCCGAAGCCCGAGCCGGAGGTGAAGCCGCAAGCGCAGGAACCCGAGCGCAGGCAAAACAATCTGGCCCGCCGACTGAACCGGCAGGAGAAGCTCGTCAAAGAGCTGCGCCAAGAGATCGCCGAGCTACGCAAGAAGGTGGAGAGACTGGAGCGGGACGACGAGCAGGAGTGA
- the dacB gene encoding D-alanyl-D-alanine carboxypeptidase/D-alanyl-D-alanine endopeptidase, with the protein MSASGFFKGLLFVSGWAVAGWLLIGAPMEPIQFVRRGAGGAVEAGGAEAVFKQWESNPSLSGSLIALCVLDAKGAVVYQSPLAETALCPASALKTVTTAAALELLGPDYRFETTLTGTVPFGDEGILEGNLVLIGSGDPTLSSEDLEAMAANAAKAGLKQVTGRVLVDASLLPIRPANDHWNWGDIGNAYGAGAYGINVDHNRMMIRFQPGANEGDAATVLGTEPPVNGIQWLNHVTSGPPGSGDGVVIYSEPYGSSVTLHGTVPAGEAEFAVSAAIPNPPALASAILKAALVKAGVKVLDQSVNTAGNPVPLATHRSPALPELIEHLHRVSDNLEAQCLFLTMGRLRQSDPAALLKNHWESRGVNFRGLRLIDGSGLARATMIRPVDLARINHLARRGAQGQVFRDSLKSYVGGAVRSKLGAMSGVKTDVGFLTLADGREFTFALMANGLDPALDFWPLREKLLEELKGKL; encoded by the coding sequence GTGAGTGCCTCGGGATTCTTCAAAGGTCTGCTGTTCGTTTCGGGTTGGGCGGTTGCCGGATGGCTGTTGATCGGCGCACCCATGGAGCCGATCCAGTTTGTCCGCCGCGGCGCGGGCGGAGCGGTTGAGGCCGGCGGGGCGGAGGCGGTCTTCAAGCAATGGGAGTCGAATCCCTCACTCTCGGGTTCGCTCATCGCGCTCTGCGTTCTCGATGCGAAGGGCGCGGTGGTCTACCAGTCCCCGCTGGCGGAGACGGCGCTCTGCCCTGCCTCCGCTCTCAAGACGGTGACGACGGCGGCGGCCTTGGAGTTGCTAGGCCCGGACTATCGCTTCGAGACAACGCTCACCGGCACCGTGCCTTTCGGCGATGAAGGCATCCTCGAAGGCAATCTGGTCCTGATCGGCAGCGGCGATCCCACCCTGTCCTCCGAGGATCTGGAGGCGATGGCGGCGAATGCCGCGAAGGCCGGCCTGAAGCAAGTCACCGGTAGGGTACTAGTGGATGCCTCTCTCCTGCCGATCCGCCCGGCGAATGATCATTGGAATTGGGGCGATATCGGCAATGCTTATGGAGCCGGAGCCTACGGCATCAATGTGGACCACAACCGCATGATGATCCGCTTCCAGCCCGGAGCGAACGAGGGCGATGCGGCCACGGTGCTCGGCACCGAGCCCCCGGTGAATGGGATCCAATGGCTCAATCACGTCACCAGCGGTCCGCCGGGCAGTGGCGATGGCGTGGTGATCTACTCGGAGCCCTACGGTAGCTCCGTCACCCTACATGGCACCGTGCCGGCGGGGGAAGCGGAGTTCGCGGTGAGCGCGGCCATTCCGAATCCGCCCGCCCTTGCTTCCGCGATTCTCAAGGCGGCGCTCGTCAAAGCGGGAGTGAAGGTGCTGGATCAATCGGTGAACACCGCGGGCAATCCGGTTCCGCTCGCAACCCATCGCTCGCCCGCGCTGCCGGAGCTGATCGAGCACCTCCACCGCGTGAGCGACAATCTGGAGGCCCAGTGTCTCTTCCTGACGATGGGGCGGCTGCGCCAATCCGATCCCGCGGCCCTGCTCAAGAATCACTGGGAGAGCCGCGGCGTGAACTTCCGCGGGCTGCGCTTGATCGATGGCAGCGGCTTGGCGCGCGCCACGATGATCCGGCCGGTGGATCTGGCGCGGATCAATCATCTCGCGCGACGCGGTGCCCAGGGACAGGTCTTCCGGGATAGTCTGAAAAGCTACGTTGGCGGCGCGGTGCGCTCGAAGCTCGGGGCCATGTCCGGGGTGAAGACGGATGTCGGCTTCCTCACCTTGGCGGATGGCCGCGAGTTCACCTTCGCCCTCATGGCGAACGGCCTCGATCCGGCGTTGGACTTCTGGCCGCTGCGCGAGAAGCTGCTGGAGGAACTCAAGGGTAAGCTGTGA
- a CDS encoding patatin-like phospholipase family protein yields MEKEEVTPGLAVALGSSLLGYYAHAGFLNGLAAAGLHPAKIAGASAGALAGSLYASGLRGDELRTAILDSALRWSFFDWGSFLRLPGVLSVFWASGLFSGHHAVKRLRGLVNGSDLSSLKLPAMEIAVTDAVTHRPEILREGPLAELIVASCAVPGLITIQRVGDRRFIDGGVACEIPFEQWLDDPEVDTIVIHRIRHEAGSGPTVSWETVATSIGCAHQTVCNELHRHRVELARVKGKRLVEVDTITPAPGMFTQRRAPACYERGYESGKTTKW; encoded by the coding sequence ATGGAGAAAGAGGAAGTCACACCCGGACTCGCCGTCGCCCTAGGATCCTCGCTGCTGGGCTATTATGCCCACGCTGGCTTCCTGAATGGCCTGGCAGCGGCGGGTCTGCACCCGGCCAAGATCGCGGGAGCTTCCGCGGGAGCACTGGCGGGATCCCTCTACGCCAGTGGCTTGCGAGGTGACGAACTGCGCACAGCCATTCTCGATTCCGCACTGCGCTGGTCCTTTTTCGATTGGGGCTCCTTCCTGCGGCTTCCCGGCGTTCTCAGCGTCTTTTGGGCTTCCGGGCTCTTCTCCGGTCATCATGCGGTCAAACGCCTGCGCGGGTTGGTGAATGGTAGCGACCTCTCCTCCTTGAAGCTCCCGGCGATGGAGATCGCCGTGACGGATGCGGTGACCCATCGGCCCGAGATCCTCCGCGAGGGGCCGCTCGCCGAGCTGATCGTTGCCAGCTGTGCCGTGCCCGGCTTGATCACCATCCAGCGCGTGGGTGATCGCCGTTTCATCGATGGCGGGGTCGCCTGTGAAATCCCCTTCGAGCAGTGGCTGGATGACCCGGAGGTCGATACCATCGTAATCCACCGCATCCGCCACGAGGCGGGCAGCGGCCCCACGGTCTCTTGGGAAACGGTGGCCACCTCGATCGGCTGCGCGCACCAGACCGTGTGCAATGAGCTGCACCGGCACCGCGTCGAGCTGGCTCGGGTCAAGGGCAAGCGGCTCGTGGAGGTGGACACGATCACCCCCGCGCCCGGCATGTTCACCCAGCGCCGTGCCCCGGCCTGCTATGAGCGCGGCTACGAGTCCGGCAAGACGACGAAGTGGTGA
- a CDS encoding HesB/IscA family protein: protein MSVAAVNYKVGNEKLVRVLDAASAHLRGLLEKQGRPEGALRIAVIGGGCSGLQYKMDLVDGPRDRDILVPSNGVNVVIDPKSALFVSGSELDWSDDLQQGGFKVSNPNAVVTCSCGESFAA, encoded by the coding sequence ATGAGCGTGGCGGCAGTAAATTACAAGGTGGGCAACGAGAAGCTGGTCCGGGTGCTGGATGCGGCCTCCGCCCACCTGCGCGGACTGCTGGAGAAGCAGGGCCGCCCGGAGGGAGCCCTGCGCATCGCCGTGATCGGCGGCGGCTGCAGCGGCCTGCAGTACAAGATGGATCTGGTGGATGGCCCGCGGGATCGCGACATCCTGGTGCCGAGCAATGGCGTGAACGTGGTGATCGATCCGAAGAGCGCCCTCTTCGTCAGCGGTAGCGAGCTCGATTGGTCCGACGACCTGCAGCAAGGCGGCTTCAAGGTGAGCAACCCGAATGCCGTGGTGACCTGCTCCTGCGGAGAGAGCTTCGCGGCCTGA
- a CDS encoding adenosine deaminase — protein MIEHRYPEFHPVAPLPLGEDLVAALDFRRLPKILLHEHLDGGLRPRSIIELAKEQDYGGLPTSDPEELAAWFHRGAQRGNLPEYLEGFVHTTAVMQTRDALGRVAYEFLEDMARDGVVYAEIRFAPVFHTQQDLSQDEVVEAVLDGLERGRRDFGVEWGLIICAMRDRTDSLEAAELAIRWRDRGVVGFDLAGGEYGHPPKKHVDAFHAIQRANFNITIHAGEAFGPESIWQALQWCGAHRLGHGTRLRNDIEIRPDGSLKLGRLAQYILDRRVPLEMCLSSNVHTGACASFEEHPFALFHRAGFRVFLNTDDRLMSDTEMSKELAIATSTFGLSLVELEKMTMNAMKSAFVPHETRVDLIRRRLLPTYSMLFAELTAKAFATQLPKNPHLT, from the coding sequence ATGATTGAGCATCGCTATCCGGAATTCCACCCTGTCGCCCCCCTGCCCTTGGGAGAGGATCTCGTGGCGGCTTTGGATTTCCGTCGTCTGCCGAAGATCCTGCTGCACGAACACCTGGATGGCGGGCTCCGCCCCCGGAGCATCATCGAGCTGGCCAAGGAGCAGGATTACGGCGGGCTACCTACCTCGGATCCGGAGGAGCTGGCGGCTTGGTTTCATCGCGGGGCCCAGCGCGGCAATCTGCCGGAGTATCTGGAGGGCTTCGTTCATACCACCGCGGTGATGCAAACGCGGGATGCACTGGGACGCGTGGCGTATGAATTTCTCGAAGACATGGCGCGCGATGGCGTGGTGTATGCCGAGATCCGTTTCGCCCCGGTTTTCCACACCCAGCAGGACCTCAGCCAGGATGAGGTGGTGGAGGCGGTGCTCGATGGCCTTGAGCGCGGACGCAGGGACTTCGGCGTGGAGTGGGGACTGATCATCTGCGCGATGCGCGACCGCACCGATTCCCTCGAAGCTGCGGAGCTCGCCATCCGCTGGCGGGACCGCGGCGTGGTCGGCTTCGATCTCGCAGGCGGCGAGTATGGTCACCCGCCGAAGAAGCATGTCGATGCCTTCCATGCGATCCAGCGGGCCAACTTCAACATCACCATTCACGCCGGCGAGGCCTTCGGGCCGGAGTCCATCTGGCAGGCACTGCAATGGTGCGGAGCCCACCGGCTCGGCCACGGCACGCGCCTGCGGAACGACATCGAGATCCGGCCGGATGGCTCGCTGAAGCTTGGCCGCCTGGCTCAATACATCCTGGACCGCCGGGTGCCGCTGGAGATGTGCCTCTCCAGCAACGTGCACACCGGGGCCTGCGCGAGCTTCGAGGAGCACCCCTTCGCCCTCTTCCACCGCGCCGGCTTCCGGGTCTTCCTGAATACCGACGATCGCCTGATGAGCGATACCGAGATGTCGAAGGAACTCGCGATTGCGACCTCGACCTTCGGCCTCAGTCTGGTGGAATTGGAGAAGATGACGATGAACGCGATGAAAAGCGCCTTCGTGCCGCACGAGACCCGCGTCGATCTCATCCGGCGGCGGTTGCTGCCGACCTATTCCATGCTCTTCGCCGAGCTCACCGCGAAGGCCTTTGCCACCCAACTTCCGAAGAACCCCCATCTCACATGA
- a CDS encoding pyridoxal-phosphate-dependent aminotransferase family protein, whose translation MNVPERILMGPGPSTVPSRILRAMASPTLGHLDPRYIEIMDHTCVMLREVYQTQNALTFPVSATGMAGMECVVTNLLERGDEAIVCVNGVFGGRMVDMMERAGVTVHRVDVPWGETFPLDMLKEAIEAHPESKALGIVHAETSTGSHQSLEGLGEMLHAAGMLLIVDAVTSLGGHPLKVDEWGIDGIYSGTQKCLSCPPGLSPVSFSPRAMEAMEKRTTKVQSWYFDTSMLKDYYKGSGKRAYHHTAPVNMIYALHEALTIVLEEGLEARHARHARLHRRLRAGLESMGIRYVPEHSLHTLNCIHIPEGADDAAVRAKLLDDYSIEIGAGLGPFAGKAWRIGLMGHSATQANVDLVLAALVDCLE comes from the coding sequence ATGAACGTCCCCGAACGCATCCTCATGGGCCCCGGTCCTAGCACCGTGCCCTCCCGCATCCTGCGCGCCATGGCCTCGCCCACGCTGGGTCACCTCGACCCGCGCTACATCGAGATCATGGATCACACCTGTGTGATGCTGCGGGAAGTCTATCAGACGCAGAATGCCCTCACCTTCCCCGTCTCCGCCACCGGCATGGCCGGCATGGAGTGCGTGGTGACGAACCTGCTCGAGCGCGGCGATGAAGCGATCGTCTGCGTGAACGGCGTCTTCGGCGGACGCATGGTGGACATGATGGAGCGCGCGGGCGTGACCGTGCACCGTGTGGATGTCCCCTGGGGTGAGACTTTCCCCTTGGACATGCTGAAGGAAGCGATCGAGGCGCACCCGGAATCGAAGGCGCTGGGCATCGTCCATGCTGAGACCTCGACCGGGTCGCACCAATCGCTAGAAGGACTCGGCGAGATGCTTCACGCCGCGGGCATGCTGCTGATCGTGGATGCCGTCACCTCGCTCGGCGGTCATCCGCTGAAGGTGGATGAGTGGGGCATCGATGGCATCTACTCGGGCACCCAGAAGTGCCTCTCCTGTCCGCCCGGGCTGTCACCGGTCTCCTTCTCGCCGCGGGCGATGGAGGCAATGGAGAAGCGGACCACGAAGGTGCAGAGCTGGTATTTCGACACCTCCATGCTGAAGGACTACTACAAGGGTAGTGGCAAGCGGGCCTACCATCACACCGCGCCGGTGAACATGATCTACGCGCTCCACGAGGCGCTGACCATCGTGCTGGAGGAAGGCTTGGAAGCCCGTCACGCACGGCACGCACGCCTGCACCGCCGCCTGCGGGCGGGACTGGAATCCATGGGCATCCGCTATGTGCCGGAACACTCGCTGCACACACTAAACTGCATCCACATTCCGGAAGGTGCCGATGATGCTGCCGTGCGCGCCAAGCTTCTTGATGACTACTCGATCGAGATCGGAGCCGGCCTCGGCCCCTTCGCGGGCAAGGCATGGCGCATCGGCCTGATGGGTCACTCGGCGACGCAGGCGAATGTCGATCTGGTGCTGGCGGCGTTAGTGGACTGCTTGGAATGA
- a CDS encoding MDR family MFS transporter has protein sequence MKTDSNDTSLWQDLRSLPAEYWIMFSGTLVNRFGHFVIPFLAIYLGQQGHDAKVASFALGAYGAGALIAGAIGGYLADRIGRKATMLLACTGSAISMLMLSQAHEVPVLICATFLNGLLSAIYGPASGALIADLIPPQLRVRAFSCQRFAVNLGFAAGMATAGFMAGRSFFTLFVVDAATTLILGVLVLVGVKNRPRVAKEHSGWGIALRHMKTNRPFQLAVAASFLIGVIFWQMSTTYALQATKAAKLEESTYGLLMAMNGILIVFMELPLTSYTRRFSPVIAMAVGYAIVGVGMGMNAIGASLPILVVSMLVFTVGEMIALPVNSSYMASLAPDEMRGRYQGVIAISWSMATMMGPLVGISLYEASHTLLWLATLVLALIAAALTLAGGRVGKAAALPAGELRGAEP, from the coding sequence ATGAAGACCGATTCAAACGACACCAGCCTGTGGCAGGACCTCAGATCCCTGCCCGCAGAGTACTGGATCATGTTCAGCGGAACCCTGGTGAACCGCTTCGGGCACTTCGTGATCCCATTCCTGGCCATCTATCTGGGCCAGCAGGGGCATGATGCGAAGGTGGCCAGCTTCGCGCTGGGGGCCTACGGTGCCGGGGCTCTGATCGCGGGCGCAATCGGTGGCTACCTGGCCGACCGCATCGGACGGAAGGCGACGATGCTGCTGGCTTGCACCGGCTCTGCGATTTCGATGCTGATGCTCTCGCAGGCACACGAAGTGCCGGTGCTGATCTGCGCGACCTTTCTGAACGGCTTGCTCTCGGCGATCTACGGGCCGGCCTCGGGTGCGCTCATCGCGGACCTGATCCCGCCCCAGTTGCGGGTGCGGGCTTTCTCCTGCCAGCGCTTCGCGGTGAATCTCGGCTTCGCCGCCGGGATGGCCACCGCCGGGTTCATGGCGGGGCGCTCCTTCTTCACGCTCTTCGTGGTGGATGCCGCGACGACATTGATTCTCGGCGTGCTGGTGCTCGTCGGGGTGAAGAACCGCCCGCGGGTGGCGAAGGAGCACAGCGGCTGGGGCATCGCGCTCCGCCACATGAAGACGAACCGGCCCTTCCAACTGGCGGTGGCCGCGTCCTTCCTGATCGGCGTGATCTTCTGGCAGATGAGCACGACCTACGCGCTGCAGGCGACAAAGGCCGCGAAGCTGGAGGAGAGCACCTACGGGCTGCTGATGGCGATGAACGGGATCTTGATCGTGTTCATGGAGCTGCCGCTCACAAGCTATACACGGCGCTTCTCGCCGGTGATCGCCATGGCGGTGGGCTATGCCATCGTGGGCGTGGGGATGGGCATGAACGCGATCGGCGCCTCGCTGCCTATCTTGGTGGTCAGCATGCTGGTCTTCACGGTGGGCGAGATGATCGCGCTGCCGGTGAACAGCAGCTACATGGCCTCGCTCGCGCCTGATGAAATGCGCGGGAGATACCAAGGCGTGATCGCGATCTCGTGGAGCATGGCGACGATGATGGGACCCTTGGTAGGGATCTCGCTCTACGAAGCGAGCCACACACTCTTGTGGCTCGCAACGCTGGTGCTGGCCCTGATCGCAGCAGCCCTGACCCTGGCGGGCGGGAGAGTCGGGAAAGCCGCCGCGCTGCCGGCGGGGGAACTGCGTGGGGCGGAGCCTTAG